In Mytilus trossulus isolate FHL-02 unplaced genomic scaffold, PNRI_Mtr1.1.1.hap1 h1tg000158l__unscaffolded, whole genome shotgun sequence, the sequence gtacattgtagatttctgcgcagatGTGGGaattcaaaacatgacgtcaaaaaaattgaacgattttgagttcattagtacaatgaaaattccgggatttttaaaaaaaaaaaattaaattgatttttctacatttattggggacttcgtccctaTATTACTTTTCACTAAAGCATTTGGCATAAAGTTTGCATAAATTGATGGCTATGGtgttcagtttttgtttttgtgcatGTTTGTGTTACGGGTGTTACGCTGCTTTCGTGTAATTGCCCTAAGGGATCGagtataaagataaaataagtTTTCAGAACTTCGGACAAAATGGAATACACCATAATAAAGCAACAAATGCTTTAACAAGTAGCAAGATGTATGTTGTTGCAGGTTAGATGATGTGGAcacaatttatttaataatgtttccATGACTGCTGGATGACTACATCTGTCTATAACACGTGTTTTAATCACCTAAATGTTTTACCtcaaattttatttagacaGCATTCGTGTCTGTCTGATGCATTGCACTGACCGAGTATATTTCAGTATAGTGTCTCACTAAACACACGGTTTTCTGAGAAAGTCTTGCATGTCagtgatgaaaaaaaatgtaagtaaCTGAATAGAATTAAAAGATGATGAacggttctttatattggtatgtaatcattttaaacgttacacaaattttagaaattatatacgtacatcaatgtttttgatacacCAAAAACTAAAACGGAAATCTattgaattgatacattttgtaattattcaaaattaaatcagaAACCTATACTcgattataaaataatgaacatttTCAAGGAAGACAATACTCGCATAACTTAGATTTACTTTTTCGAATCGGACATACTACAAAGGAATGTCActcttgcatacaaatgacccatcaatataataaattaactgCTTGCTCCACCTACAATGAAGATTCTTaactataaatataaccaaaagttgttaatctataggatatgaagactaatgaaagctaacccactgtaaaagatatttctttgatattttttaaagcttACTCAGAAAAATGCTTCAGCCACTTGATCTCATAGCTCAtaattaacgtttttacacaatatagtGATAAATTAGTAAAAGATTATTtgcttctcaaagtgtaagacgcaatacAGATCGTATTCTTGCATCAACTTACCCAAATACagatttaattaagtcctgaATATTTCGACattgtttgtttatctttatcAATACCGGtttgtaaacaaatcacaattacatgttaagatccgactaaatacaTATATCCCGATATCGTCAGGTTAATACGATATATAGTAGCTTATTTACCTGACGATATCAGGATATTGTTATTTAGTCAAATCTTAACCGGAATTTGCGACAGAATTAGAAttccaaaatttataaaatgtaaacaatactAGTATGTCGAAATGTTGAggcttaaaataaatatttatttggatAAGTTAATGCAAGCACACGAGGTGTATAGTGTGTTATACAATTACAGGTTGTTAATGTTTAACAACCATATTTTGTCAGTGTGTAAACACGTTATTTATGAGCTTTGAAAGTCAAGTAGTTCGAGCATTTTTCTGAGTAAgtgttaaaacatttcaaacaaatatgCTTTACTGTGGGTAAGCATTCATTAGTCGTCAGTATCTTGTAGATTAACAGCTTGTGGTTATATTGGTCATTTAGAATCTTCCTTGAAGGAGGCGCACAAATGCGCAGCTAATTAATTCGATTGATGTATCATTTGTATGCAATAGTTATATTCATTTGAACTATGTTCAATTTCATAAAGTCAATGTGTTGATTGACTACCTTGATCAgggttataattttttattacattggttgcaatgaattacattgatttcccagtttgATAAAAaacgataatttcacatgtgaaataaacgtggttatttcactctcttacgtcatacaacaataggcgttgtcaagaaGTCGATAACGgcggatcaaaacaaattgtgaatgcgtagaaaaaagatatagttccttacatgttttacattaatttctttaaaaaaaagccatttgccaatgttataaaaagaacaactaattaaagaattcaaatatcgaaaaatattcaactcgtgaccatacaacactgataattaacTCATGCGCTACGCGCATTCGTGAATTAATATGTTGTTCGGTCactcgttgaatatttttcgatatttgaattctttataAGTTTATCAAGGACATtatgtttatctataatttcttttatttgttttgaaatttttaaaattaacatataccaatataaagaattATCTTATtatcttataaatatgtttttgtttcttttaaatattcagACCGTGCAAAAACGTCATATATGAGCAAGGTCAAATCTACCCTGATCATTATTAAGTTTCTTAGTGCGATGAGACAAACTGCTCTAAATCACagatcacaggcacttgtttcagAATAAAAAGTTCCTGTATTATATcttaatgtacatgtaacattaTGGTATATTGGGGGAAATATTCTTAAACAAGTGCGTATGTCACTGAAAAAGCATCTTCTTCCAAGTATTCATGAAATTGCTGTCTTTTAAAGCCATTCCCtggaaattaatgaaaaaaatactttctttttacttttaatttgagGTACAATATGCCGGTGAAAAACATTGGTTTAATTGTGCTGTCAAGAATACACAGTTTCAATTTGTGGTATgcataaaaaatgtccaacAGCATTCGTCTTTTTACTCGTGAAGGCATGTGTTTCTATGATCGATATGGTATATACAATTATGTCAGTACTGAAATGCAGCAGAAAGGCTGATGTAACTTATCTGCTTTACTTGATCCCTAAAGACAAATACATGAAGGACTTGTAATAACGCCTTACACAAACACATACGCACAAACACAAAACAGTACACCATTTTATTATAGAAGCTTCTTACTGATGCCGAATGCAATAGTGAAAAATTGTAATTGGAACCTTCCCAGAACAATTTGAACTTTTCTGAAAAATACtataaatgaaaacagaaatatatcATCTTCCCATTATAATTGAAAGTTAAGAAAATAGACCAGAGTTATCTTACTTTAATCACAGAGAGGGGATATCAGACAACTTTTAATTTGAGCCTAATTAACATTAAAACAGTTTTCAATATAAGGGAATTTAATGAcggtcatacaagtgagaggttaagctagctataaaaccaggtttcatTCACCATTATTCAAAACTAGAAAATGACTGTATAGAGTCATgatgtatgacagttgttattcattcgtttaatgtgtttgatcaaAACCTTTCTGAATTGTGGTTCCTCAGTGATTTTTaatttcgttttttgtttgattCTTTGAACTTGCGTTATTCGATTGTCagtgataagtcttttgtagacgaagcGGGCGTCTGGCGGAAAAAATATCaagcctggtatctatgattagtttatttccCAGTCTATATGCTCACTTTGGGACATGACCACACTGAATAAATTTCATAAGTCGGATGATTTCCAGCCGTGAAAATCCAAAATCTTTTAGAATATCCTCGTtgaattcttttaaaatgactCCATCAACCAGAGAGTCTGCAAACATTTGGATATAACTATCAAGATGCAATCGATGTAAAAGTCTGCCTATGTCTGCAATTGTCATCGTATCAATTTCAGGTAACCTTGTTTCCAACGACTCTcctaaaagtatatatatattaaatcaagTATCGCCGCAATATCAAGTAACCTTGTTTCAAAAATGtcacataatacatgtaaaagtacATAAATGTATATCTATTAAATAAAGTATCGCCTCAATATCAGGTAACCTTGTTTCAAACATGTCAcctttaagtatatatattaaatcaagCATCGCCTAAatagtgagagggttagcggtATGTAACCAGGTTTAAGCCACCATGTTCtgcatttgaaaatacctgtacatAGTCAGGAATAGGACGACAGTTCTTGtgcattcgttttttatgcgttttgtattataattttgCCGTGTCATTTTGGACTTTCcgaaattgattttcctctgagatcagtacttttgtgattttactttttgtaggACATGTAGAagctgttgtttttttggaaTAAGCACTATCTTCATTTAGCAGTTGCTTTCATCCTTCCGAACAAAATTCATAGAGCAGACACAAGGTGTTCCAATGGAACTGTACGTCTTCTAACATGTCGAAAGAAATCCTAATTCGTACTTTATCTTGTTCATGTTTACCTTTGCCATgtcattatggactttccgaatttattttcctttaagttcagtaattttgtgattttacttttttctcaaTGACAAGTATccttgtatatttatttaatcaGGTTTACATATTATGACTTTTAGATAATTTAAGGCTCTGGTTGTCATCAAGAAATTCGGTATAAACCAGGTAAGTGCGATGTATGTTTAAGATGCCGACGGAAATGTTCCTATTGTCGTAACCACAGTCCCGTCCTCTTATCCAAAATATTAAGCTGTACAAGTAGACTTACCGATGAATTTGTActtacataagcaacacgacgggtgcaacatgtgcAGCAAGATCTGCTTGTCATCCCGTACCATCTGAGtcaacccggattttttttggTGGGGATCGTGTTactaaatctttatttttcttcgttaagttttgtgtattgttgattttcatatggtctttttcttttatttcaacgtagtcggtttttttttacttatgagtttaaatgtccctttggtatattttgcctatcttttaaatctttcatgttgattacaaatatttgttttgttttgtattatataacACAATTTAGAGACCACTTGATGTCTTTGAATATTTAACCTTGGGTTGCTATCTCATTTCACTTATATTGCTATTCACAGTTCTTGAATGTTGACATGAAGAACACATTGGGCCTATTAATATGCAATGTAAATTGAAAACCGATGGGAGATTATTCTTGAAATACAAAGCTGTGTTCTGGACGGATAGATGTGAAGAAAATTAATcgttaatcttttttttattttctaattagtGTGTTAGAGTATGTGGATATATTAACCTTCAAAGAGGTTTTGGATCACAAAGGTACCTATTTATTGGAATGTCTCGTTATCATTATGACATTGACTTACTTGGTTATTAGTCTCTTAAAACTTCCTATCTGGTGAATGCAATTAAAGGCTGGGGATCGCCTCTTGGTGTATTTTACATGAAAACGATTATACTTCACGCTTTTATGTAAACATATTGCTGGCTTTGCTtgtttgataattaaaaaaatacctgGATTATTACGTTCTTTGTTCCTTCTTGGTAAATGTGGTGCTATGTTTTGGGCTAAAACTTGTCGTGAAGAAACTTTCGGAGCATTTAAAACAGACTCGTTGGGCATGGTTGCTACTAATGCTCGATGTCCAGAATATTGAATTTGAACTGGTTCATTTTTAACTGTTATATTAAGTCTTTGTTTCCACTCCCTTGATAGTGTAGACAAGTCAGCATGTCTGTTATCGGGTATGACATCATACACATTTTCACTTGGTGCATGTTGTTTTAAGGAATTATAAGAACTCAGAGACGATCTTTGGTGTTTGTCCTCTTCTGACGGTATGCATTgtaaatattcatttgtatGGTTAGTATATGTAGAGGTGTCGAACTCGGACAAGGCTATCAGTCCTGAAAAATCCAAAATTCTTTGTAAATTTAGATTTTCACTTTACAACACATGACTTGTGAATGTAATTGCATCGAAGaacctaaaaataaatttcacaaacttaaaagaaataatcaataaaaaaaacacatcaatgACAGTATAttcaatatgacaaaaaaataaattacacaCCCGAGAGGGCCATATAATATGTTGTTACCTTTTGAAAAATCTAAGCCATACTTTATTTATGAATTGACGGACACATTTTCAATACTATTCAatgcaaattatttttgagcCCGAATTCATGCAAAACTAGTCTTGGTAAATAGTTTGCAAGTTTAAAAGTATTTAGTGAAATAACAGTATATTTAGTTACATACCTCCGAGAAAAGGTTCTTGCTCAAACCTAACATATCTTTTAACAACATCGGACATATATTTTTGGAGCTGTTGCCATTGTTTGTAATCAAATCCTTTGATTCCAATTACCGCTGCTAATTTCAACTCTCGAATGTACTCAGGCAGTATAAcatgataatttaataattccactgaaaaatgtgaaaaaatttcatttcaaaatagttTTGTAATTGAGATGATTAAATATTAATTGCATTTCCAGGAGTCAATACAGTACTTGCATGTGATATTTAGTTCCAAATGTTagttagataaaataaaaataagaaataagaaaaacactccaccagagaccagttacaactaaaggtcaccgtatggtcttcaacaatgaacgaaaaaaccAAACCGTTTAGTCaggtataaaaggccccgacaaatgtacaacaatttaaacgagaagactaacggcctgatttatgtaccaaataatgaacaaaaaacaaatatgatatatagcAACACTCGACAACTACTAAATAACAGGCTCCTGGTAGGGGCAGGCAGATACAGAATGTGAAACTAGTTTGAAGGCGACAACCCTCCCCCTTATCTGGGACAGTGTTGTAATAGTACAACGTACATGACATAAGAACTAACTAtagaaatcagttgaaaattaaggtttaaactcatcatatagaTACAAAGCAGAAATAAATCTAACAAAAACGCAGGCCGGACGTGGCAGGGTATTATAAATCCCCATAACAAAACATATACTAAGTAAAGATTTGAGCTTACTCGCAGTTATATttcaatgttgactgctgtacctcAATTGTTGAcgtttttacctattatgtctgtttgtttgctTACATATTGTgatcaatataatggaattatatgcatctatcatacaagtgagagatttaacTAGCTTCAAAACCaggtttttgatatattttgttttttgtccatggatttatgagttttgaacagcggtatactactgttgcctttatttattccaccaatttctacataaggaaatgcctgtaccaagtcaggaatataacagttgttttaatttttttagatgtgtttgagcttttgattttgccattttataaaggactttcagttttgaatttcccttggagttcagtatttttgttgttttactttttactgacagctagttcaaagcctataaaaattaataaaaacatcatacatctaagactaaaatatcaatcagtacacatccaatatCCAATGGATTTAATGTAAAGACGTCATTATCAGTAAATTGAAACCATACTAAATACTACACATAATTACTTTTACGGTACTACAATCTTTCGATACCTATAGTTTAACATTGAACAAGtccatgtttttctctgactgtagATGACacctttacactaaatccattggaagTTGGATGTGtattgctttatattttagtcttagatacatttttttttattagttgtaataTGCTTTAGACTAGCTGTtagtaactgcaagtactctccgATCTGTACTACGTGTCTTTTTGTTGTGGGAATGTAAAGTATCCGTCCACGTCCATTAGAGGTTTCCAGATTTGCTACCGTACCAACCGTAGAACGAAGTGGGAGCCatcattaaacttttgaaaattattgatgtatacactttatatcaacaaatgttTTAGGAATCATGTGCAGAACTGTTTTGAGAATTTTTGGCTGTAATTTGGGACTAATTTCATGTGGTTTCTTCTTGTATTCGTAGGAAACAATAGTGTGTGCACTCGATTATGCTTTCAAGCAACCATTGCAAGTAACCGTCGGTACGAAAGGTTTATAGTTTAGAGTTATTTCCCCGTGAAACTACTTAGATACAAATAAgctaaattacaaaacaaatgaaaaactttataaattttgtttgtaataactttatgtgtcattataaaatgttaaagttttgtatttattttggtaagtttttagaaaacatgatcaaataaaatgtatttgaacaaaataaattgacctttataacaaaagaaaaaatgacaaaattaatataaaaccaACTAATTCCTCAGACAGTTCGCGTTCAGTCTGTGTGCACTTGTCACGGGATATAGAAATAAGATATAATAACGTCCAGGGAGACAtgctatttattaaaaattgacaCTCTGTTACAATTGGTcctgttaattttattactatgATTTACTAGAAACCGAAGGTGTCAAAACGTTTGATTTCTAATTATTGTACGTACTGATTATGTGTGTcataattatacttttaaataacattgCCTTGTGATCATTTtgtgtaatatgtaatatatctgttgtatatatatgttgaagaattgaataaagatagaaaaaaaatcagacgtCCGAAatgaagttataaaaaatacaaggtCGTTTACATCttcaatttaaacaattatGCATAGAGATATGGCTGATATCGAAGTTACTTGGCATCCTTCCTTTTGGACAATTATCTTTACCGTCGGGCTTaaagtttttctttataaaaaaaactctcatGAAATCAATATGatctataaattttagaaaaatgcccttttttaaaacacaactgttcatatatatttttcgcAGTAAGCCGAGAGAGAAAACTCAGAAAAACTGGAGTTTAACTATTTAAAGTAATATCTTATTCATGATACAAGTACATACAAACCTGAACAAATTACATAGAACCATTTACCAACCGATGAAAATTATCCTTAATTCGGAGTCCATAAATCAGTGTAAATGGTGCAAAAGACATTACATAGAAACATAGTATTTCCCGTAAAACATATTCATATTGAATTAGACTAAGTGTAAATATAGCGTCAAATTATTGCCGTTATCAGTGAACAAATTCGCTGTGTTGTATGAAGTTTTTTCTGGCAATGCTGTACGACAAAAGGATTAATGGATGGATATTGGTTTAACATTACCCCTCGTTGATTATTTTATACTACTCGCAGACACGTGCAATACACTATTTGACTTGcgacaatatttacaaatattaatgtaaTAACAATGTCTAgtaacataataataataagctAACACGATGAAGTACATGTAACATCGTGATGATAAATATTTCGACTCAAAAAATGGTTTTCGATAGtgtcataaaatttatatttattctttaagtaattaatataatcaacaattttattaaaaagttcaGTAACAAAATATAAGGAAAAAGATAGATCGATAGTTTTACAATGTGTTTtgcgttttatgaaaaaaaaatgttgctcaAATGATCGAAAAGATGGCTTAATtagtgaaaaattattttaatgagAAATCAACGTACTCATTTTTGCCATTAGCACGTGTACTAGGTCAGTGATgcatccagaacttttcataaaatgagGGGGGAAGGCGGCGCTCCAtccatgcttcagtgattcccaatataattaaccaaatttttgccacgaaaaagggggaggggagTCCCCCTTCCCCTGGATCTGTCTATGTAGTCATTAACGACACCAGTAAGGTGCAAGTAAGATATTAGATATTATTAATAAGTCATTTCTAATTATTCCAAATTATATTTAAGTATtagaaaacattctttattctaATCCTTTTACtaatatacagaaaacaaaaacatagccATACAGAAACGCAaatctatatttagaatataaaggTCGAGGCAACTCAGTTCCAGTAAGGACTGTTTGATTCATTATCTCTtgcacaaaattaattttatcgTATAAAATCACGTGCAAGGTTTTCTAGAAGCAGTGAAatcgtaataaaataaaagatttaggTTTTTTATCACTGATATGCAATTTTGTTTCTCTATTTTTATCATGATACATATATTAATCTCATGCATTAAGTGAAACCTCCCAAACAGCCCCAACGGTTGAGTTACGTACGAACCGTACCTGATACGTAGCAAATGTGGAAACCTCTATTAAGTGTTATTGTTAGATgcatttctatttgtatctatCTGGTGAGTTAGaccttttttaattgatgattACTGTTACAACATTGTTCCAGGTTGGGGAGGGTTgagcgctcacaaacatgtttaaccccgccatattatttatgtgcctgtcccaagtcaggataaTAGTTCAGTTGTTGTCATATTTGCTTTTCGTAAATggtttttgttttagattagaccgttagttttctcaattgaattgtttcatattttttatgttgggGTCTTTTACAGCTGATTACACGGCAttggcttttctcattgttgaaggccagaCGGTTTCCTATAAATGCTTACtgcatttgaactttggtgaatAGTTGGCTCACTGACAattatcccacatctccttatttttataaaaaagaataaaatagtttGTGCAATGCCAatatacaggtatcgacagattatAGAGCTATGGCTGtgcatatgtatataacaatcATATTTAGTTAGCCAAAAGAAATGCGCAAATATATATAACCACTATAAAACATCAAATGGATAGCAAACCatgtaatgaaaataaactaatcatGGATACCAGGATAATTAATTTGAACTttgtgtttcgtctacaaaaactCAGCAGTGACTtaaaatgaccataaaagaTACCTTAGATATACATTTATCAGAATTTATAGTAATCGTTAATTGATCGTTCACGTAatgatcaatatataaataagaaaaaagaaaaaagactttTTCGCTACAATTTTTGGCAAATGTCAGTCATAGCTGTTGTAAGACTCACCGCCGGTAACCGGATTGGCCTGGAGGTATCGTAAGTCAGTATGTCCTTCCAACACCAGCGATACAGATGGATCTATGCGCAAAGAGGTATTATCATGTTGATTGAGATAATATGTGTCTGTTAATGTAATCTTGCAAGGGAATTCCCCTTTCTTACAGATCTCTATCAGTGATTTGATTTTACCTACAATCtcaacaatataaatatttataataaaatgttgtcTCATGTCTACTAAATAGAGAAACAGAAGATAATAATGGAATAATTGAAAGACCAATAAAAACCGTTAACACTAAAGCTCAAAATAAACACTTcgaataacaaacaaatatttaagacCTAAATGCTTcttttcataattgtttttggTGAAGATACGTTGGCCGAAGCATgtggaagcgcttcattctaaaaatgtacgatttaacaaaaagacaaacaagattAATAAAATAGTGTACATAAAATTCAATATTGGGCAATACCAACCCTTTAAAACACTTGGATGAACACATGTGTTCCTGTAAATGAAGAGCTGCCATCCTCAAATGTAGCGTTACTTATGCAATATGATAAGCTGATTTGGTAATGTCACAATTTAAGAAACCAAAGCGGGATTGTGGTAATGACGTTCATCAGTATTCATCTGTTTCACATCTGTTCCCGTTACGGTTAAAAAAAGTCGCCCCGAtaacaattcataaatataacttCAACTTAACAACTCATTACTCTTGATgcaatagcttccttgtaagcagtaCTAAGAAACACAACATTCTAAAAATAGCCCCCTTTCTTACCAAAAATG encodes:
- the LOC134700561 gene encoding uncharacterized protein LOC134700561, which translates into the protein MRQHFIINIYIVEIVGKIKSLIEICKKGEFPCKITLTDTYYLNQHDNTSLRIDPSVSLVLEGHTDLRYLQANPVTGVELLNYHVILPEYIRELKLAAVIGIKGFDYKQWQQLQKYMSDVVKRYVRFEQEPFLGGLIALSEFDTSTYTNHTNEYLQCIPSEEDKHQRSSLSSYNSLKQHAPSENVYDVIPDNRHADLSTLSREWKQRLNITVKNEPVQIQYSGHRALVATMPNESVLNAPKVSSRQVLAQNIAPHLPRRNKERNNPGESLETRLPEIDTMTIADIGRLLHRLHLDSYIQMFADSLVDGVILKEFNEDILKDFGFSRLEIIRLMKFIQCGHVPK